In a genomic window of Vicia villosa cultivar HV-30 ecotype Madison, WI unplaced genomic scaffold, Vvil1.0 ctg.000534F_1_1, whole genome shotgun sequence:
- the LOC131629178 gene encoding uncharacterized protein LOC131629178, with product MGRAALITTAVVFLAVGVIFSPETFGSKSTALSTYLKLAHLLGFSIAFGAALWVTFIGGIIMFKNLPRHQFGNLQSKMFPAYFSMVGVCISVAVASFGYLHPWKSSSTSEKYQLGFLLSALAFNLTNLFVFTPMTIEMMKQRHKVERENKIGDEVGWSKNVEVAKKNPKLAAMNKKFGMIHGLSSLANILAFGSLAIHSWYLAGKLDL from the exons ATGGGTAGAGCCGCCCTCATAACAACGGCGGTAGTCTTCTTAGCCGTCGGCGTAATTTTCTCTCCGGAAACATTCGGATCGAAATCAACCGCTCTTTCCACTTACCTCAAACTAGCTCACCTCCTCGGTTTCTCCATCGCTTTCGGCGCTGCTCTATGGGTAACCTTCATCGGCGGGATCATCATGTTCAA GAATTTGCCTAGGCATCAATTTGGTAATCTTCAGAGCAAGATGTTTCCGGCTTATTTCTCGATGGTTGGTGTTTGTATCTCCGTCGCAGTGGCTTCCTTTGGATACCTTCACCCATGGAAAAGTTCATCTACTAGTGAGAAATATCAACTTGGATTCTTGCTTTCAGCTCTTGCTTTCAATCTTACTAATTTGTTCGTCTTTACACCAATGACAATTGAG ATGATGAAACAAAGGCATAAAGTGGAGAGAGAGAATAAGATTGGAGATGAAGTTGGGTGGTCAAAAAATGTTGAAGTTGCAAAGAAAAACCCAAAGCTTGCAGCGATGAATAAGAAGTTTGGTATGATTCATGGATTATCTTCCCTTGCCAATATCTTGGCATTTGGAAGCCTTGCAATACACTCTTGGTACTTGGCAGGTAAACTTGATCTCTGA